One Mauremys mutica isolate MM-2020 ecotype Southern chromosome 19, ASM2049712v1, whole genome shotgun sequence genomic window carries:
- the CHCHD2 gene encoding coiled-coil-helix-coiled-coil-helix domain-containing protein 2, whose product MPRGSRSRTSRMAPPARHAPQMRAAPPPPAARAPVPAPAPASAVASPAPRQPGLMAQMATTAAGVAVGSAVGHTLGHAMTGGFGGGSSSEAERPDITYQEPQAAQPAYQQQSQYPACQYEMKQFLECAQNQSDLKLCEGFSEVLKQCRFANGLS is encoded by the exons ATGCCGAGAGGCAGCAGGAGCCGCACGTCCCGCATGGCGCCCCCGGCCCG TCATGCACCGCAAATGAgagctgcacccccaccccctgcagctcgtGCTCCAGTACCAGCACCGGCCCCTGCATCTGCAGTGGCATCTCCTGCACCAAGGCAGCCTGGTCTGATGGCGCAGATGGCTACAACAGCTGCAGGAGTAGCAGTAGGCTCAGCTGTAGGACACACGCTGGGTCATGCCATGACAGGAGGATTTGGTGGAGGAAGCAGCTCTGAAGCTGAAAGGCCTGACATTACTTACCAG GAGCCTCAAGCAGCCCAGCCTGCATACCAGCAGCAGTCCCAGTACCCTGCCTGCCAGTATGAAATGAAGCAGTTTTTGGAGTGTGCACAGAACCAGAGTGACCTCAAACTGTGTGAGGGCTTCAGCGAGGTGTTGAAGCAATGCAGGTTTGCTAATG GTTTATCCTAA
- the NUPR2 gene encoding nuclear protein 2, translating into MGRRSGVSSPPGGRDSAPTEPGSAGMREPGAREERAGLGAARPRKAAPPGAEEAEARYDPYEWYNVREWSGPRGPGSGGKGRSRRERELRTNRHLPAGHERKIAQKLRNSQAKRRRREQRGPRSTRAGRRSARAE; encoded by the exons ATGGGAAGGCGGAGCGGAGTGTCCTCTCCCCCAGGTGGGCGGGACAGCGCTCCGACAGAGCCGGGCTCGGCAGGCATGCGAGAGCCAGGGGCGCGGGAGGAGAGAGCGGGCCTGGGCGCCGCGAGGCCGCGGAAGGCAGCGCCCCCTGGGGCGGAGGAGGCCGAGGCCCGCTACGATCCGTACGAGTGGTACAACGTGCGGGAGTGGAGCGGGCCGCGGGGCCCGGGCTCCGGCGGGAAGGGCCGCAGCCGCCGGGAGAGGGAGCTGCGCACCAACCGCCACCTCCCCGCCGGCCACGAGAGGAAGATCGCCCAAAAGCTGCGCAACAGCCAGGCCAAGCGGCGCCGCCGGGAGCAGCGCGGGCCTCGCTCCACCCGGGCCGGGAGGCGCAGCGCCAGG GCTGAATAG